From Labrus bergylta chromosome 22, fLabBer1.1, whole genome shotgun sequence, one genomic window encodes:
- the zgc:77880 gene encoding zf-DHHC domain-containing protein, translating into MAPLRCRRDPCGVICLILTYFSVFYADYVVIQYVLLPAYSDSVWCTLHGSVFNLILLLLLACHAKAVFSDPGMVPLPDTAIDFSELRSQSSRMNERGCEGWTVCSRCETYRPPRAHHCRVCQRCIRRMDHHCPWINNCVGELNQKYFIQFLFYTGMASLYSLVLVVSAWVWRIRSEREGEAEKEGEETPSKHLIVAHYIILLVESVLFGVFVMVIFYDQLVSIITDETPIEQMRNRLMIKDRGSSSSSLASSSSTSQLPHHPPHTRKPKLALLREVFGRGSVFCWLLPLHSSPPSVGGIIYSALPDYDV; encoded by the exons ATGGCGCCTCTCCGCTGTAGGCGAGACCCCTGCGGCGTTATCTGTCTCATTTTAACTTATTTCAGCGTGTTTTACGCGGACTACGTGGTCAtacagtatgtcctcctccccGCCTACTCGGACAG tGTGTGGTGTACTCTCCACGGGTCGGTGTTTAACctgattctgctgctgctgctggcctgTCACGCTAAAGCCGTCTTCTCAGACCCCG GCATGGTGCCTCTTCCCGACACAGCTATAGACTTCTCAGAACTTCGATCGCAGTCGTCTCGGATGAACGAGCGA GGCTGTGAAGGTTGGACCGTGTGCAGTCGATGCGAGACCTACAGACCTCCCAGAGCGCATCACTGCCGCGTCTGTCAGAGGTGTATACGCCGCATGGACCATCACTGTCCCTg gATCAACAACTGTGTCGGAGAGTTGAACCAGAAGTATTTCATCCAGTTTCTCTTCTACACCG ggaTGGCCAGTCTGTACTcgttggtgttggtggtgtcGGCCTGGGTGTGGAGGATAAGAAgcgagagagaaggagaagcggagaaagaaggagaggagacgcCCAGCAAACACCTGATAGT TGCTCACTACATCATCCTGCTGGTGGAGTCGGTGTTGTTTGGCGTGTTTGTCATGGTCATCTTCTACGATCAG TTGGTCTCCATCATCACAGACGAGACGCCCATAGAGCAGATGAGAAACAGGCTGATGATCAAGGACAGaggctcttcatcttcctccttggcctcctcctcctccacctctcagCTGCCTCACCATCCCCCACACACCCGCAAGCCGAAGCTGGCTCTGCTGCGGGAGGTTTTTGGAAGAG ggTCGGTCTTTTGTTGGctccttcctctccactccaGCCCTCCGTCAGTAGGCGGCATCATCTACTCGGCCCTGCCGGACTACGATGTCTGA